atatatatatatatatatatatatatatatatatatatgtgtgtgtgtgtgtgtgtgtgtgtgtgtgtgtgtgtgtgtgtgtgtgtgtgtgtgttcaaatacatataaacacatgtgtttatatatgtatatatatatatatatattgtgtgtgtgtgtgtgtgtgtgtgtgtgtgtgtgtgtgtgtgtgtgtgtgtgtgtttatatatatatatatatatatatatatatatatatatatatatatatatatatatatatatatatacatatatatacatatatatacatactagttGGCAGAATTTCTGACAATCATTCACACAatgctattattttaatatagaacACAAGCCAACAGGTAAATGTTAAGTAAGATAAAAGAAACACCTGTACTTTTTACTCTTTCATATCTGTGGTGTCACGTGCATCGATAATTTCAGTGCAAGTGTGTTTAGTAGTTGCAATGCAAATGAAACATAGAGGTTATTTTACAGACCCTCTTCACCAtccacataatctatatatactcacTTAAAATTTGTCAAGTAGGGAAGAGCAGTAAATTGCGTTCATTGCCAAGTTCTCGAGCTCATTtaaatgtaatgtatttttaaCAAAACGGCTACACACACCTGTAGGTTATGCTGGTGTAAGAGCATATATCACTTCTCACAGGTACAGACACACATGtgcatttataaatacacacacacacacacacacacacacacacacacacacacacacacacacacacacacacatatatatatatatatatatatatatatatatatatatatatatatatatatatatatatataatgaagcacAGGTTTGATATAGCATTACATAAACTGTAAAGGATTTTCTGTGAACACAAGacgtgttttctctttttgtctatatgataaagtattttttgtaaaatttgtatatatatatatatatatatatatatatatatatatatatatatatatatatatatgtatgtatgtatatgtatgggccgcagtggccgaatggttagagcgtcggactcaagactgtcacgacggcaatctgagttcgagggttcgagtcaccgaccgccgcgttgtttcccttgggcaaggaacttcacctcgattgcctgcctagccactgggggaccaagcagcccaagtcagtgccgggtaggtggagatggtgactcgataaaaacaccgggcggaaggcaatggcaagccaccgctctgaattgccaagtaaagtcatggaagcacatgatcgtcagggctgcggtggtcgaatggttggagcgtcggactcaagactgtcacgacggcaatctgagttcgagggttcgagttaccgagtcacgacggcaatctgagttcgagggttcgagtcaccgaccgccgcgttgtttcccttgggcaaggaacttcacctcgattgcctgcctagccactgggtggccaagccagctaaagtcagtgctggtcccaagcccggataaaataagagagaatgttacctaaaaaggtaacaccggcactctccgtggaaaggaactggggaccctaccacgtactcactccaagagcatcacaacgtgaaaactgcaattgagtatcatgctgtgaccacggcggctcagacatgaacctaccgttaaatgatgatgatgtgtgtgtgtgtgtgtgtgtatgtatatatatgtatatgtatgtatatgtgcatatatatatatatgtatatatatatatatatatatatatatatatatatatatatatatatatgtgtgtgtgtgtgtgtgtgtgtgtatgtatatatatatatatatatatatatatatatatatatatatatatatatatacatatatatatataaacgtcagCCGCAGTTTGTTTACGAAAATCCGTCGAAACTATGACTGGAATCCGTGGctaaagagcaaaagagagcgaGGCAAGGGGCTTTGATTAAAACAATGCCCTAAAGACCCCCCCATCTTCGGATCTATAGACTTCAGctggaatatacaaaaaaaaaatattttaatcgcAATATTTAATGACTTCATGTCTGCTTGGTGTCTTTCtcatgtagtatttttttttcagctaaTTTCCATTgaagtttttaaataaatgaaaagccgTTATTGCATTGTAGGGCCCGCCCATCTCCGCACAAGTAATGTCAATGTTTCCCAAAATTCTGGGAAACCCTCTGACGGCGTCAAGACAAAACACTACTTTATCATCTAGTGCGGattctcaaaaaaaatataataataataattaataatgataataataatgatgatgatgatgatgataataataataataataataataataataataataagtaaataaaataataatgataataataataataataataataataataataataataatgataataataataataataataatcctgattATTCATTAGGAACCCATACTATTTAAAAAATCACAGAGGTTACTATGATCTAACATCAGCCCTAGGGTTACTTAAAACaagggtaatataaaaaaaaaataagtgtgatTAAAATACTTCCTGATATATTTAATCAGAAACCATTACACTTTCAATACTTCACATTTACCTACAGTATCAGTCAAACACTCCAACCtgtcctctgtcttttttctcccttgCAAAGTAATTTCGCATCATATCTTGTTATCTTCTCTTCATCTATGCAGAGGACTCCTGAAGCTGAACTCTCCCATACTTCTTATCCACACCAAGGAAAGAAACAGTTCATTCtgaatgggtttaaatttttaatatttcgaTTGGTAAGTCCGGATGGTGCCACAGTGCCACGTGTCCGCCATTAGCTCTGATATTCCAAGATATTAACCTTAACCCTTTCGTGTAGTTAAAtggcaatctctctctccctttcactgtggttattgttataatatcagaGGGTAATATCACATGTATTTAATAGACTAACTTCTACTCAGCTCACATATATCGAAAACATATAATTCCTCATAATTCCTACATGCATAATTCCCTAACTTAAATACAAactttccagtaaaaaaaaataatacctatttatttcttcattattaattACATAAACTTGATATTATAAGGTGCATAGGAAATATAATGGATTACCCTTGAATCAAAGAGAATGTATTGCAGGTACAACGAAAATAGATATTTTGGGGACAgactattatattttacacagagTCGTCTGTTTcctaatattacacacacattaatgactAACAAAatagaaaggcaaaaagaaatatattttgcagTTCAGACTTATTTAATTTTGAGGCTCTAAGTTGGCCGCCAACTTAGAGCTTCAAAAGTAAATATGTGTGAActgtatcatatatttaattttgtctttctatttttcttagtcATCAACGGGTGTGTGATATGGAAGTCTTGTACATTGGTTTCGAGCCCTTTTTACATTTTCAACCAGAAAAGCAATTCATCTCTCTCGCGACAAGTCCCAAAGGCAAGGGCAGTCTGTTTATGGTAATCAGCTGATAGATGAATTGCGCAGCGAAACCGTCCACTGATAATAATAGCGCAccgtgaaatgataataataataataatagcgcacCGTGCAGAAACGCTAAAGTGAACGCAGGGATAAGGTtacatggtatatacatatatcaaacttcatgcaaaaaaataataatgataataaataattaagtactGCAATAACTTACatagctaaagactaattaaactTGAGGCATACTTAAggtttaacatatacataaagatatgagGTACATAAAGGGAGGGTTATAGACTAATTTCTGTCGTTCTTCATGAGTGTGAGAACCTGAACGACAGAAGTTAAAGGAgtagaagcgagggagaggaggagagaagtggcaaaggaaagagaaacgatAATTTTCTAGATAAATCCCgctatcatatacttatatacccaGTAAGTAGATGGtacatagagacagatatatatatatatatatatatatatatatatatatatatatatatatattttatatatattatatgattagtatatatgtattatatattatatatatatatatatatatatatatatatatgtatatatatatatatatactatatattatatatattatatatatatatatatatatatatatatatatatatatatatgtgtttgtgtgtgtgtgtgtgtgtgtgtgtgtgtgtgtgtgtgtgtgtgtgtgtgtgtgtgtatgtttatatatgtgtgtatatatattatatatatatatatatatatatatatattatatatatatatatatatgtatatatatgtatatatatgtgtttgatatatatatatatatatatatatatatattatatatatgctaaatataatatcttatatatatatgtgtgtgtgcgttgtgtgttgttgtgtgtgttgtgtgtgtgtgtgtgtgtgtgtgtgtgtgtgtgtgtgtgtgtggtgtgtgtgtgtgttgcgtgtgtgtatgtatgtgtatatatgtacatatatatatacatatacatcatcatcatttaacggtaggttcatgtctgagccgccgtggtcacagcatgatactcaattgcagttttcacgtggtgatgctcttggagtgagtacgtggtagggtccccagttcctttccacggagagtgccggtgttacctttttaggtaacattctctcttattttatccgggcttgggaccagcactgacttgagctggcttggccacccagtggctaagcaggcaatcgaggtgaagttccttgcccaagggaaacaacgcggcggtcggtgactcgaaccctcgaactcagattgccgtcgtgacagtcttgagtccgacgctccaaccattcgaccaccgcagccctgacgatcatgtgcttccatgacttttcttggcaattcagagcggtggcttgccattgccttccgcccggtgtttttatcgagtcaccatctccacctacccggcactgacttgggctgacttggtcccccagtggctaggcaggcaatcgaggtgaagttccttgcctaagggaaacaacgcggcggtcggtgactcgaaccctcgaactcagattgccgtcgtgacagtcttgagtccgacgctctaaccattcggccaccgcggcccatacatatacatacatacatatacatatatatatatatatatatatatatatatatatatatatatatatatatatatatacaaattttacaaaaaatactttatcatatagacaaaaagagaaaacacgtCTTGTGTTCAAAGAAAATCCTTTACAGTTTATGTAATGCTATATCAAACCTgtgcttcattatatatatatatatatatatatatatatatatatatatatatatatatatatatgtgtgtgtgtgtgtgtgtgtgtgtgtgtgtgtgtgtgtgtgtgtgtgtgtgtgtgtgtgtgtatttataaatgcaCATGTGTGTCTGTACCTGTGAGAAGTGATATATGCTCTTACACCTGCATAACCTACAGGTGTGTGTAGCcgttttgttaaaaatatattacatttaaatgaGCTCGAGAACTTGGCAATGAACGCAATTTACTGCTCTTCCCTACTTGACAAATTTTAAgtgagtatatatagattatgtggaTGGTGAAGAGGGTCTGTAAAATAACCTCTATGTTTCATTTGCATTGCAACTACTAAACACACTTGCACTGAAATTATCGATGCACGTGACACCACAgatatgaaagaggaaaaagtacaGGTGTTTCTTTTATCTTACTTAACATTTACCTGTTGGCTTGTgttctatattaaaataatagcatTGTGTGAATGATTGTCCGAAATTCTGCCAACTAGTGGCACTGTTTCAAAGGGCAACCACTACATTAAAAGATCAACATTTATTCCTGTCATTTTCCCTTTCGCCTTACAATTTGCCCGATGTTTCATTCTTCTATAGGAAGTAAATGTCGCCCCTCCTTGCGGTAAATAATTGTAACAGGTAAGGTACGAGAAAGGTGTGATGGAGAAGCAAAGAACCAATCACTGACTTCATTTTTACAGAACTACTAATGTCCAATGTTCATGGTGTATGCGATAGGCTAAATACATAAAAGAACATTATTTCAATGAAGTAAAgggaataatatgtaataatcctATTTAAGCAGTATAGAACATTTAGGAGTTTTACACATCACTTGTTTGAGGTAAAATACTTTCGGATATTCtatttataagataatattactTTAATGACCATCAAAAATCTAGAAACAATACTAGTAACACAAATGTATACATGAGGCccgccgcggcagaagggtactaagcgccaaaATGGCATTTTTTTCTGCTCTACATTATGGTTGACATATTACCCTTATTCCAACATCCCATATGGTCCAAAATCCCATTGTTTACAAGGGTATGTTTTTCTTAGTGACGATGGGGGGATGCGCGCAGGCAGAAGGGTACTATATCTACCTAGCCAATGGGAGACGGCAGAGTGCTGGGACGTCAGAGCACCGAGCCAATgagagcggggaaggggggaggagaggtgtggATAAAGATAGCGaaagatattattgataatgaaatttttttttttctgctttaataCATGTTATAGGTGTGTTTCAGGGCTTTCATTTGGTGTATAATACTTTACTCTAGCTCTGTTGTATAGCTGTTAACACTTTctgaaaaattccaaaacttCTGGTTTTCttgcaaataattattttggCGCTTAGTACCATTCTGCCGCGTCAGGCCTCAGACAGAGATACACAAAAAtgtcctttaataaaaaaaatacttcatcTGTTTTAAAAACTTTGCTCGGCGATTTCAAAATACTCCAATTCCTCTTTAATGTaggcctctttttctttttttccatggtACTCATCAGGGAAATTAAAGATGGAAGATTCTAATGCCAACTGCCCGTCGTCATCAACTGGAGTGATCTGAAAATCACCTTGTTTCGAGCAAGTTGTTTCATATTCATGTTCCTCGCTccaactttttctctcttcgtcataGCAGATGTTCTCTGGTTCCCATTCGTAATCGTTGTTCGCCGCTTCATTCATGGTGTGTCTATTATGTGTTCTGAATGTGCAATTCCAACATACTGAAGGACTTCTTATGCGCACGGtgccagaagaaaagagaattttgtcACATTGTTCTTTACTCAAACATCCTGTTTTGACATCAAGTGTGACGATGCCTTTTTCTGCGGCCTCATACAAAGGCGCAGACTCGACTTTCGTACATGTTTTTCAGGGCCAGACGCTTGATACTCAGACTGGTTATGCAATTGTAGTCTGTGATTGTTCTGTGTACTGGTCTTGTTTTGGAGACTGCAGATTTCTGTCGATTTTGTGGGATCAATTGAAAGCTGTCTAAAGCCATATTCTAAATTTGCCTCTTTATGGATGACCATCAACGAATCCAGCGGTTGAGAATCTCCTGTTCCATAGTGATCCTCCTCTGTCTTTTCTAAGTGGAGCTCCGTAGTTTCCTGTTGTTTTATGTGTTGCTTTAAAGTTCGACAACTCCTGAAATACTTGCTACGTTCCTGGCATTTACAAGGTGTTTGTTCTGTGCAAATGTCGCATGTGATTCTATTATTCTTGTTGCAGGGAGATTCTTCCCCAGAAAAAACGGAAACCTCGTGAAGTTTTACATGACGGGCAAGGATGCTCTTGTCTGCGAATGTTTTTTTACATGTGTTACATGCGTAGGGTCTCTCACCTGTATGAATTCTTTCATGAATCACTAAATGGTGTTGATCCCCAAATCCTTTGTTGCAATAACTGCACCTAAGGGGCCAGTCTCCGTTGTGGTGCCATATGTGACTAATTAGGCTTCCCTTGCGAGGAAATGACTTTTTGCAGTAGTAACACTCGAATGGATTTTCTCCCGTGTGTAGCCGGATATGCTGAGTAAGCCCGGCCTTTCTTGAAAAGGTTTTCCCGCAGTCAGAACACTCGAAGGGTTTCTCGCCGGTATGTCGCCTGAGATGCTGCGTGAGATTACTTTTATGAGCAAATGACTTGCCACATGTCATGCAACGATAAGGTTTTTCTCCTGTGTGGATTCTCAGGTGCCGTGTCAGATCCCCTTTGTGGGAGAAATCTTTTCCACATACTTTACAGTCATACGGTTTTTCCCCTGTAAGCCGTTTTTCGTGAgtgcatttcttctttttaaaaactttgcacACACTGCAATCAAAAAGCTTCTCTTCGATGTGGGACATGTTCGAAGTAAATTCAGATAAGTATATCTATGTGACGTTAAGATAAACTTCTTGTGCCAACTTTCGTCTGTGAGAGAACAGTCCCCTTCCTCAATTATTTTTAGGTGCAATCTTTGAAACAGATATATCGTGGGTAGGTCGTGTTAACCGTCCTGGGATGTTCTGAAAGCATTAAAATGATGCGAAAATAACAGTTCTCAATGGCGGTATCAGTTAACAGTTACGTATCACTATTTTTTCTCCAGTCAGTATGCTACGATACCATTAAATTAAATGACAGTACAAATATTCGGGCAATACTCAGTGACCAGAATGTATGTAGTTAATGTATAACATCAACATATTAAATAATTACACGAACGTTTTGCATAAAAAACATGGATCATTTTACGTAAAGGGATACCTACCTCCGGAGCCAAATGTAACAGTGGAGACCAAATGGGAACAACCGATGAACTGAACAGTGCTTGTATCCATTACATCTACCGTGGAATACAGGTGTTCACTCTGTGTGACTCTATTACTacgcggctctctctctctctctctctctctctctctctctctctctctctctctctctctctctctctctctctctctctctctcgctctcgctctcgctctcgctctcgctctatttAGCAATTCATTTACCTGTCAACCTATTTCGAAACAATCGCAAATGcactcaagtgtgtgtgtgtgtgtgtgtgtgtgtgtgtgtgtgtgtgtgtgtgtgtgtgtgtgtgtgtgtgtgtacacatacaatgCATATAATCTAAAGTATACTCTGCAACATATGGtgtgtcgcatatatatatatatatatatatatatatatatatatatatatatatatatatatatatatatatatatatatatatatatatatatacatacatacgggtGTAGTAAAAATCGTCCATTTTATACATACAGAACATCTGCTGAAGTAAATGTAagatattttagtgtttttttatagaaaataataggAAGGCCTATCTGCTTctaaagtaaaaggaaaatatttctttatgaaaaaaacttCAATGGTAATGAGGACTATGAACTGTGGGaagtgttatttgttatttggcAATTTGAGAATATTAACTTGAAATCGTCGGGTTTTAGGAATGCACAAAAGCCAAATGAAGCAAATTTTCTGCAAAACTGGTCGTTTTATTCTTTAAGGTATTTGTACATTGGAATTAACAAAAttctaaacaaaaataatatcaaaatacttACCAAATTTAAGTTAAATTGAAAACAGTTTTTTCTGAGGTATCACTTATTCACGTATTCGTTGACTAGAATGATCAGACATTTAAAGCAAGATCATCATATGGCCTCTGATTCCTTCACACTGTTTATTTTGAGACCAAAGGGGGACTGGGTTGTCAGGCATTCccgattctataaaaaaaaaaaaataaataaataaataaaaatctcagGCCACAGAATGGAGGAGAGCTGTTATTCGCACGTTTATGATTTCTTTTCTGCGACAGGCGAATCGCTGAATGTAGGCCTATTCACATGAGTAAGGATTGGTGAGGGTGACAATTTCCATAGACTTGATGCCTTCGAATGAAAATTTGCTTCCAAAGTCACCCTTCTCCAACGGAAGAAACCTTCCTTCCACATCATGCACTCATTGATAAAGAAGTTTGTAATTTACGTCatgaaaaagagggaataaagtttttttttttttttttttttttcatcatgaaaCCCATGACATATGATCCATTGTTTCATGCTGTACCATGGTCCCTAAAAAACATGATATCATCGAACTTTGCACTGACATACAAAGTGTTGATAAAAGGAGaagttattttaaattatatttcacATGAAAaggtcaatagaaaaccattaaagtacttaatatgctggtatgatttttaactACAAGTAAAACATTGTgaaagcttcaaataaaaaggaaaaaatacctaactaacctaactaacttcGCTTGCATAAGATGTATAAGAGTTTGGATCTCATCGTATCCATCGCGAGTGAGTTACATGGCCAAATCACGGATTGTATTAGACACAATCCTTTATGGTAATGTGATTCTTGACAAGCAGTCTTAGTAGTGTAGAATAACGCCTTATCCTTAGTCTCGGAAACAGCCACGAGGCCCCGCAATGCAGCCGTGACGCTTTAGCTGAACAAAGCCTCACACTTACACAGGTGCTTCTCTCACGCCGCGCCACGTCAATGAACTTGCCAGTAAGCCACAATTACTTGCTTTACGAAAAGGAATTTTTCATTACAGACgtatattttctgttttgctgCCTATACCATTGACCATCAATTCAACGAGGTAGATCGATCGTGGATATAAAAGTGATAACTTGCAGCCACTGTTAGTTGTAATTCACACGCCATAAACGTATTTCTAATCCACGCGCATTCGAAGGGCCAGCTCTCCTAAATAAATCAATTTTCACTCCATTGACCGATGATGCCCTCGTCTAGTGTTCTTTAGCCCCAGCGTGAACTGTAATCGCGGGTACACCATGGTTGTAATTTCTTGACACACACTTTGCTGAAATCACATTCCTTACCGTCTGATCAACCGTGGTATAGCTTGCAAGAATCATATGTTCCTTTTTACTTCAGTATTTCACACAATTTAGAAGAGATGTGTAGTGTGCAAGACATACTATATTTTCCCTGTCACAATCCTGTGAAGGCGCCGTCACAATCCATAGACATGTTTCGTACCCATACAGTTTAGTACGTGTTTACATATGCACTTTTctgtgtaatattttaataacacatCAGTATATGATAATTTCTTACGAAATTCTAACatgaatattaagtatatatgcaattatgttcaaagcaagaaaaaatcgCAACATTCTCCAGGAGAAAGTGCCGAAATTTGTTAATTCAGTGACAAAATGGCAAAGTGTAGTCTTTTATGTCAAACTgcctaaaaaaacaaatttggctGTGAAAACTGCTAGCTGGTAACTGCCCCAATCTTTCCTGGTTATTGTTTCCCTCATATTCTATACACGATAAATCTTTGGGAAGAATGATATAGCAGATCTATATCATTCGCAGTTCACGTGTATAAgtttaattatatacatgcacacacaaatcttTTGtatctctctataaaatatagatagatagatagatagatatagatatagatatagatatatatatacatatacacacatacacacacacacacacacacacacacacacacacacacacacacacacacacacacacacacacacacacacacacaaatatatatagatagatagatagatatacatattcatacatacacacttacatgctcacacacacacaaatatacagttTAGTACGTGTTTACATATGCACTTTTctgtgtaatattttaataacacatCAGTATATGATAATTTCTTACGAAATTCTAACATGAATATCAAGTATATATGCAATTATgttcaaagcaagaaaaaatcgCAACATTCTCCAGGAGAAAGTGCCGAAATTTGTTAATTCAGTGACAAAATGGCAAAGTGTAGTCTTTTATGTCAAACTgcctaaaaaaacaaatttggctGTGAAAACTGCTAGCTGGTAACTGCCCCAATCTTTCCTGGTTATTGTTTCCCTCATATTCTATACACGATAAATCTTTGGGAAGAATGATATAGCAGATCTATATCATTCGCAGTTCACGTGTATAagtttaattatatacatgtacacacaaatcttctgtatctctctataaaatatagatagatagatagatagatatag
The genomic region above belongs to Penaeus monodon isolate SGIC_2016 chromosome 16, NSTDA_Pmon_1, whole genome shotgun sequence and contains:
- the LOC119582531 gene encoding LOW QUALITY PROTEIN: zinc finger protein OZF-like (The sequence of the model RefSeq protein was modified relative to this genomic sequence to represent the inferred CDS: inserted 1 base in 1 codon) is translated as MSHIEEKLFDCSVCKVFKKKKCTHEKRLTGEKPYDCKVCGKDFSHKGDLTRHLRIHTGEKPYRCMTCGKSFAHKSNLTQHLRRHTGEKPFECSDCGKTFSRKAGLTQHIRLHTGENPFECYYCKKSFPRKGSLISHIWHHNGDWPLRCSYCNKGFGDQHHLVIHERIHTGERPYACNTCKKTFADKSILARHVKLHEVSVFSGEESPCNKNNRITCDICTEQTPCKCQERSKYFRSCRTLKQHIKQQETTELHLEKTEEDHYGTGDSQPLDSLMVIHKEANLEYGFRQLSIDPTKSTEICSLQNKTSTQNNHRLQLHNQSEYQASGPEKHVRKXESAPLYEAAEKGIVTLDVKTGCLSKEQCDKILFSSGTVRIRSPSVCWNCTFRTHNRHTMNEAANNDYEWEPENICYDEERKSWSEEHEYETTCSKQGDFQITPVDDDGQLALESSIFNFPDEYHGKKEKEAYIKEELEYFEIAEQSF